In a single window of the Pseudogemmatithrix spongiicola genome:
- a CDS encoding hydantoinase B/oxoprolinase family protein, with the protein MTSALDLAVWSSAFAMIAEEMGSVLIRGALSPNIRERRDASCALFDAEGRMIAQAAHIPVHLGALPEAVRAVRARAPQPGDVFLLNSPWAGGSHLPDLTMVEAIALDGVIVGYTVVRAHHADVGGMSPGSMPQGATELVQEGLVLPPVRLVRGGVMDEELFALVLANVRTPEERRGDLAAQRASCAAGAAGWRALIARHGRAVVEQAGASLLEYAERRAVARLAPLDGASGVAEDFLEGDGVSDREVPLRVALRVAEGRLHLDFAGTSPMVAGNVNCPIQVTRAAALFVLRALLDDDVPTNEGIARAIAITTPDDCCVAAKAPAAVAAGNVEMSQRITDLLFAALAGAGVEVPAQGQGTMNNVTFGGRGWTFYETLGGGQGASAKGPGPSGVHVGMSNTRNTPIEALEHAYPIVIERYALRDGSGGAGRHRGGDGIVRRYRVLEPCTVTLLTERRARAPKGAQGGAAGAVGENLLNGERLPAKCRRDLKAGDVLEIRTPGGGGWGEPLEDGRGR; encoded by the coding sequence ATGACGAGTGCCCTCGACCTCGCCGTGTGGTCCAGCGCCTTCGCGATGATCGCCGAGGAGATGGGCAGCGTGCTGATCCGCGGTGCGCTGTCGCCGAACATCCGCGAGCGCCGCGACGCGAGTTGCGCGCTCTTCGACGCCGAGGGCCGCATGATCGCGCAGGCGGCGCACATCCCCGTGCACTTGGGCGCGCTGCCTGAAGCCGTGCGCGCCGTGCGCGCGCGGGCGCCGCAGCCCGGCGATGTGTTCCTGCTCAACAGCCCGTGGGCGGGCGGCTCGCACTTGCCGGACCTGACGATGGTCGAGGCAATCGCGCTCGACGGCGTGATTGTCGGCTATACCGTGGTCCGCGCGCACCACGCCGACGTGGGCGGCATGAGCCCGGGCTCGATGCCGCAGGGCGCGACGGAGTTGGTGCAGGAAGGGCTGGTGCTGCCGCCGGTGCGGCTCGTGCGCGGCGGTGTGATGGACGAGGAACTGTTCGCCCTGGTGTTGGCCAACGTGCGTACGCCCGAGGAGCGGCGCGGCGACCTTGCGGCACAGCGTGCGAGTTGTGCCGCGGGTGCGGCCGGCTGGCGCGCGCTCATCGCGCGGCATGGCCGGGCGGTCGTCGAACAGGCCGGCGCGTCGTTGCTCGAGTACGCGGAGCGGCGCGCCGTGGCGCGCCTTGCGCCGCTGGACGGTGCGAGCGGTGTCGCCGAGGATTTCCTCGAGGGCGACGGCGTGAGCGACCGCGAGGTGCCGCTGCGCGTGGCGTTGCGCGTGGCGGAGGGCCGGCTGCACCTCGATTTCGCGGGCACGAGCCCGATGGTCGCGGGCAACGTGAACTGCCCGATCCAGGTCACGCGCGCGGCTGCGCTGTTCGTGTTGCGGGCGCTCCTGGATGATGACGTGCCGACGAACGAGGGCATCGCGCGCGCGATCGCGATCACCACGCCCGACGACTGCTGCGTGGCCGCGAAGGCGCCGGCAGCGGTGGCCGCGGGCAATGTGGAGATGAGCCAGCGCATCACCGACCTGTTGTTCGCGGCGCTCGCCGGGGCGGGCGTCGAGGTGCCGGCCCAAGGGCAGGGCACCATGAACAACGTCACGTTCGGCGGCCGCGGCTGGACGTTCTACGAGACGTTGGGTGGCGGCCAAGGTGCCAGCGCCAAGGGCCCCGGACCGAGCGGCGTGCACGTGGGCATGAGCAACACGCGCAACACGCCGATCGAAGCGTTGGAGCACGCGTACCCGATCGTCATCGAGCGCTACGCGTTACGCGACGGCAGCGGCGGCGCCGGCCGCCACCGCGGTGGCGACGGCATCGTGCGGCGGTATCGGGTGCTGGAGCCTTGCACCGTCACGCTGCTCACGGAGCGCCGCGCGCGCGCGCCGAAAGGCGCGCAGGGCGGGGCAGCTGGCGCCGTCGGGGAGAACCTGTTGAATGGCGAGCGTCTCCCCGCGAAATGCCGGCGCGATCTCAAGGCCGGCGATGTACTCGAGATCCGTACGCCCGGTGGAGGCGGATGGGGTGAACCGCTGGAAGACGGGAGAGGGCGGTAG
- a CDS encoding HD domain-containing phosphohydrolase yields the protein MQPLVFAPEGRALAALPQLGADAALDLRRVRALPHATALPEDHPIVILVDAALAHGSAAHLAPLAEHAALVGIGEAGEAGPSGALADAALIGWLPADAHPALGRTVLQGALRHAASLVAATRARRLQQSSASDLRELSRVGAALATERDLDTLLAMILTQARRLSNADAGSLYLVDLDDDGNPAALRFKLSQNTTLPELPFSEFTIPIDHSSLSGYVAATGERLMVGDVYLLPEHVTYRQNRSFDEKFGYRTKSMLVLPMFTLKDEVIGVLQLINRKRDFDTRLSSAEAVAQQVVPFDDYVAEVVAALAAQAAVAIENSRLYEDIERLFEGFVTAAVTAIESRDPTTSGHSFRVATLTTGLAESVDRAGEGPYRGLQFSKDQLRELRYAGLLHDFGKVGVREQVLVKQKKLYGPDLTLLRNRFQFLMQQADLEYERERAEFLAEHGPRDYAEAAARLDEYRRERRDQLVRWLDAITRANEPTILPEGTFHELEEIHQQTYVDFDGVVRPLLSDDELRFLMINKGNLDPRERREIESHVTHTYRFLQQIPWTKELKGIPQIAYGHHEKLNGMGYPRGVKDAEIPVQTRMMTIADIYDALTATDRPYKRAVPAERALDILRAEAKEGLVDPHLLTTFTAAQVWRRVTPSEGTRRRSGQTGQFPVP from the coding sequence GTGCAGCCACTCGTCTTCGCGCCGGAAGGTCGAGCGCTGGCCGCTCTCCCGCAGTTGGGGGCGGACGCAGCGCTCGACCTTCGTCGCGTCCGCGCGCTGCCGCACGCCACTGCGCTGCCCGAGGATCACCCCATCGTCATCCTCGTGGACGCGGCGCTGGCCCACGGCAGTGCGGCGCATCTCGCCCCGCTGGCCGAGCACGCGGCGCTGGTCGGCATCGGCGAGGCCGGCGAAGCGGGCCCCAGCGGCGCGCTCGCCGACGCCGCCTTGATCGGCTGGCTCCCCGCCGACGCCCACCCCGCGCTCGGACGCACCGTCCTCCAAGGGGCGCTGCGCCACGCCGCCAGCTTGGTCGCCGCCACGCGCGCCAGGCGTCTCCAGCAGTCCTCGGCGTCCGACCTGCGCGAGCTCTCGCGCGTCGGCGCCGCGCTCGCCACCGAGCGCGACCTCGACACGCTGCTGGCGATGATCCTCACGCAGGCGCGCCGGCTCTCCAACGCCGATGCCGGCTCGCTGTACCTGGTGGACCTCGACGACGACGGGAACCCCGCCGCCCTGCGCTTCAAGCTCTCGCAGAACACGACGCTGCCCGAGTTGCCGTTCAGCGAGTTCACGATCCCCATCGACCACAGCTCCCTCTCCGGCTATGTCGCGGCGACGGGCGAGCGGCTCATGGTCGGCGACGTGTACCTCCTGCCCGAGCACGTGACCTACCGGCAGAACCGCAGCTTCGACGAGAAGTTCGGCTACCGCACCAAGTCCATGCTCGTGCTGCCGATGTTCACCTTGAAGGACGAGGTGATCGGCGTGCTGCAGCTCATCAACCGCAAGCGCGACTTCGACACGCGGCTCAGTTCCGCGGAGGCGGTGGCGCAGCAGGTCGTGCCCTTCGACGACTATGTCGCGGAAGTGGTGGCGGCGCTCGCCGCGCAGGCGGCGGTCGCCATCGAGAACTCGCGCCTCTACGAGGACATCGAACGCCTGTTCGAGGGCTTCGTCACCGCGGCGGTCACCGCCATCGAGTCCCGCGACCCGACGACCAGCGGTCATTCGTTCCGCGTCGCGACGCTGACGACCGGCCTCGCCGAGAGCGTGGATCGCGCGGGCGAAGGCCCGTACCGCGGGCTCCAGTTCAGCAAGGACCAACTGCGCGAGCTGCGCTACGCCGGCCTCCTGCACGACTTCGGCAAGGTCGGTGTGCGCGAGCAGGTGCTCGTGAAGCAGAAGAAGCTTTACGGGCCCGACCTCACGCTGCTGCGGAACCGCTTCCAGTTCCTCATGCAGCAGGCGGACCTGGAGTACGAGCGCGAACGCGCGGAGTTCCTCGCCGAGCATGGGCCGCGCGACTATGCGGAGGCCGCGGCGCGCTTGGACGAGTACCGTCGCGAGCGCCGCGACCAGCTCGTGCGCTGGCTCGACGCCATCACGCGGGCCAACGAACCGACGATCCTGCCCGAGGGCACCTTCCACGAACTGGAAGAGATCCACCAGCAGACCTACGTGGACTTCGACGGCGTCGTGCGCCCGCTGCTCAGCGACGACGAGCTGCGCTTCCTGATGATCAACAAGGGCAACCTCGATCCGCGCGAGCGCCGCGAGATCGAGAGCCACGTGACGCACACGTATCGCTTCCTGCAGCAGATCCCGTGGACGAAGGAGCTCAAGGGCATCCCGCAGATCGCCTACGGGCACCACGAGAAGCTCAACGGCATGGGCTACCCGCGCGGCGTGAAGGACGCCGAGATCCCCGTGCAGACGCGCATGATGACGATTGCCGACATCTACGACGCGTTGACGGCCACCGACCGTCCCTACAAGCGCGCGGTGCCGGCGGAGCGGGCGCTGGACATCCTGCGCGCGGAGGCCAAGGAAGGGCTGGTGGATCCGCATCTCCTGACGACGTTCACGGCGGCGCAGGTGTGGAGGCGCGTGACGCCGTCGGAGGGCACTCGGCGGAGATCGGGGCAGACTGGGCAGTTTCCCGTTCCGTGA
- a CDS encoding CsgG/HfaB family protein codes for MLKQIVRATATLAIAALPLVAQDDTRPTVAVLPFVNSAIGAANAELAPLSKGIADLLIIELAQNTGIRVVERENIEAILREQNLARDGRVDDATAARIGRILGAKHMITGSFVTDRSGTMVLTLKTIDVETTRISWTHMDRDRTDNFLALVSKVGQAANRGLNLPALTPQARQTSEARTQAQARVPFRAVVMYSRAISAQDEGNRQEALTLFNQVVNEFPEFEDAKKARERLQGSGG; via the coding sequence ATGTTGAAGCAGATCGTGCGTGCCACCGCGACCCTGGCGATTGCGGCCCTGCCGCTGGTCGCGCAGGACGACACCCGCCCGACGGTCGCCGTGCTGCCGTTCGTGAACAGCGCGATCGGCGCCGCGAACGCGGAACTCGCGCCGCTCTCCAAGGGGATTGCCGACCTCCTGATCATCGAACTCGCGCAGAACACCGGCATCCGCGTGGTCGAGCGCGAGAACATCGAGGCCATCCTGCGCGAGCAGAACCTGGCCCGCGACGGCCGCGTCGACGACGCCACCGCCGCGCGCATCGGCCGCATCCTCGGCGCCAAGCACATGATCACGGGCTCGTTCGTCACGGACCGCTCGGGCACCATGGTGCTCACGCTCAAGACGATCGACGTCGAGACCACGCGCATCTCGTGGACGCACATGGACCGCGACCGCACGGACAACTTCCTCGCCCTGGTCAGCAAGGTCGGGCAGGCGGCGAACCGCGGCCTCAACCTGCCGGCGCTCACGCCGCAGGCCCGCCAGACCAGCGAGGCCCGCACGCAGGCGCAGGCCCGCGTGCCGTTCCGCGCCGTCGTCATGTACTCGCGCGCGATCAGCGCGCAGGACGAGGGCAACCGCCAGGAGGCGCTGACGCTGTTCAACCAGGTCGTCAACGAGTTCCCGGAGTTCGAGGACGCGAAGAAGGCGCGCGAGCGCCTGCAGGGCTCGGGCGGCTGA
- a CDS encoding MBL fold metallo-hydrolase yields MSLRVRFWGTRGSIPTPGAQTVRYGGNTPCVEVRTDEGWLIILDAGTGIRELGRDLLGRSNGAPIVGDLFLTHAHWDHIQGIPFFAPIFGRGNHFTIWGSESLERSFAKVLRDQMSPVVFPVSFEELDATIDFKGLPEGTPTAGRGYEVTAFAVQHPGGALGYRFTATDGRGGALVYVSDSELAPHARYDSPADWRQRMVAFARGAAVLIHDTTYTTEEYDHHRGWGHSTFAQAVELAIEAEVQQLVLFHHEPRRTDDQLDQQVAACRQMVKDRGAKVQVVAAAEGLTLTL; encoded by the coding sequence ATGAGCTTGCGGGTCCGATTCTGGGGCACCCGCGGGTCCATCCCGACGCCGGGCGCGCAGACGGTGCGATACGGGGGCAACACCCCCTGCGTGGAGGTCCGGACGGACGAGGGCTGGCTGATCATCCTCGACGCCGGGACGGGCATCCGCGAGCTGGGGCGGGACTTGCTGGGGCGGTCCAACGGGGCGCCGATCGTGGGGGATCTCTTCCTCACGCACGCGCACTGGGACCACATCCAGGGCATCCCCTTCTTCGCGCCGATCTTCGGGCGGGGGAATCACTTCACGATCTGGGGCTCCGAGTCGCTGGAACGGAGCTTTGCGAAAGTGTTGCGGGACCAGATGTCGCCCGTCGTGTTTCCGGTGAGCTTCGAGGAGCTCGACGCGACGATCGACTTCAAGGGATTGCCGGAAGGCACGCCGACGGCCGGGCGGGGGTACGAAGTCACGGCCTTCGCGGTGCAGCATCCCGGCGGGGCGTTGGGGTATCGCTTCACGGCGACCGACGGACGTGGCGGGGCCTTGGTGTATGTGTCGGACAGTGAGCTCGCGCCGCACGCGCGGTACGACTCGCCGGCCGACTGGCGGCAGCGGATGGTGGCGTTCGCGCGTGGGGCGGCGGTGTTGATCCATGACACGACCTACACCACCGAGGAATACGACCACCATCGCGGTTGGGGGCATTCGACCTTCGCCCAGGCCGTGGAGTTGGCGATCGAGGCGGAGGTGCAGCAGCTCGTCCTGTTCCATCACGAGCCGCGCCGTACCGATGACCAGTTGGACCAGCAGGTGGCGGCGTGCCGCCAGATGGTGAAGGACCGCGGGGCCAAGGTGCAGGTCGTGGCCGCCGCGGAAGGCTTGACCCTGACTCTCTAA
- a CDS encoding Crp/Fnr family transcriptional regulator — translation MNTADFLASVPLFRSLGPEVASFAQMAREKSYPKGSVILFEDDPGDSLFVVREGRVKVVLVADDGREVILGILGVGEHFGELSLIDDQPRSAHVVAMEDSTLLVLRRDDFRRRVEQNPAVAWALLVELSRRLRRADEKIGSLVLLDVPGRIARVILDAADEAGKDVIEKPLTHQTIAHVIGASRETVSRAMRDFVESGWISTEGRRIRITDRPALETRSQQRL, via the coding sequence ATGAACACCGCCGATTTCCTCGCTTCGGTCCCCCTCTTCCGTAGCCTGGGGCCTGAAGTGGCCAGCTTCGCCCAGATGGCCCGCGAGAAGAGCTATCCCAAGGGCAGCGTCATCCTCTTCGAGGACGATCCCGGCGACTCGCTGTTCGTCGTGCGGGAGGGCCGCGTGAAGGTCGTCCTCGTCGCCGACGACGGCCGCGAGGTCATCCTCGGGATCCTCGGTGTCGGCGAGCACTTCGGCGAACTCTCCCTCATCGACGACCAGCCGCGCTCGGCCCACGTCGTCGCGATGGAGGATTCCACGCTCCTCGTGCTGCGCCGCGACGACTTCCGCCGCCGCGTTGAGCAGAACCCTGCCGTGGCATGGGCGCTGCTCGTCGAGCTCTCGCGCCGCCTCCGCCGCGCCGACGAGAAGATCGGCTCCCTGGTGCTGCTCGACGTGCCGGGCCGCATCGCGCGCGTCATCCTCGACGCCGCGGACGAGGCCGGCAAGGACGTCATCGAGAAGCCTCTGACGCACCAGACCATCGCCCACGTCATCGGCGCGAGCCGCGAGACGGTGAGCCGCGCGATGCGCGACTTCGTCGAAAGTGGCTGGATCTCCACCGAGGGCCGCCGCATCCGCATCACGGATCGGCCGGCGCTCGAGACGCGCTCCCAGCAGCGCCTGTGA
- the rpmE gene encoding 50S ribosomal protein L31 translates to MKPEIHPTYATATVSCACGNTFQTRSTIAEIHTDICAACHPFFTGKQKLIDTAGRVERFRQKYGKATA, encoded by the coding sequence ATGAAGCCCGAAATCCACCCGACCTACGCCACCGCCACGGTGAGCTGCGCCTGCGGCAACACGTTCCAGACGCGCTCGACCATCGCGGAGATCCATACCGACATCTGCGCCGCTTGCCATCCGTTCTTCACGGGCAAGCAGAAGCTCATCGACACGGCTGGCCGTGTTGAGCGCTTCCGCCAGAAGTACGGGAAGGCGACCGCCTGA
- the prfA gene encoding peptide chain release factor 1 codes for MRDRLADALLRAEAVERDLLDPKTVRDAKLMASLGREHQRLGQVVERAKALEKMDDELAQARELLSFDDPEMAAEAKREVERLTAAIERAELELRPLLVPPDPLHDRNAIVEIRAGTGGDEAALFAADLYRMYTRYIERHGGWRIEMISLADGTLGGIKEAIFKVSGPQAFGALRFESGVHRVQRVPATEAAGRIHTSAATVAVLPEAEEIDLKIEDKDLRIDVFRSSGPGGQSVNTTDSAVRITHLPSGLVVSQQDQKSQLQNKLKAMEVLRSRLLDLKVAEAEAERSRMRKSQVSTGDRSAKIRTYNYPQSRVTDHRIGYTTHDLTGVMDGKLDELMDALHLADIEERLAGDA; via the coding sequence ATCCGCGACCGGCTCGCCGACGCGCTGCTGCGCGCCGAAGCGGTCGAGCGCGACCTTCTCGATCCCAAGACCGTCCGCGACGCCAAGTTGATGGCGTCGCTGGGTCGGGAGCACCAGCGCCTCGGACAGGTCGTCGAGCGCGCCAAGGCCCTCGAGAAGATGGACGACGAGCTCGCGCAGGCGCGCGAGCTTTTGTCGTTTGATGACCCCGAGATGGCCGCCGAGGCGAAGCGCGAGGTCGAGCGTTTGACGGCGGCCATCGAACGTGCGGAGCTGGAGCTCCGCCCCCTGCTCGTGCCGCCCGACCCGCTGCACGACCGCAATGCCATCGTCGAGATCCGCGCGGGCACCGGCGGCGACGAGGCCGCGCTCTTCGCGGCCGACCTGTACCGCATGTACACGCGCTACATCGAGCGCCACGGCGGCTGGCGTATCGAGATGATCTCGCTCGCCGACGGCACCCTGGGCGGCATCAAGGAAGCCATCTTCAAGGTGAGCGGTCCGCAGGCCTTCGGCGCGCTGCGCTTCGAATCCGGCGTGCATCGCGTGCAGCGTGTGCCGGCCACCGAAGCCGCCGGCCGCATCCACACCAGCGCCGCGACCGTCGCCGTACTGCCGGAGGCCGAGGAGATCGATCTCAAGATCGAGGACAAGGATCTCCGCATCGACGTGTTCCGTTCCTCGGGGCCCGGCGGCCAGTCGGTGAATACCACCGACTCCGCAGTGCGCATCACGCACCTGCCCTCGGGCTTGGTGGTCTCGCAGCAGGATCAGAAGAGCCAGCTGCAGAACAAGCTCAAGGCCATGGAAGTGCTGCGCTCGCGCTTGCTTGACCTCAAGGTGGCGGAGGCGGAAGCCGAGCGGTCGCGGATGCGCAAATCGCAGGTATCGACCGGCGACCGGTCGGCGAAGATCCGCACCTACAACTATCCGCAGTCGCGCGTGACCGATCATCGCATCGGCTACACGACGCACGACCTCACGGGCGTGATGGACGGGAAGCTCGATGAGCTGATGGACGCGCTGCATCTCGCGGACATCGAGGAGCGCTTGGCGGGCGACGCCTGA
- a CDS encoding serine/threonine-protein kinase produces the protein MADTPTPADAQILASVQAALGAGFTVERELGGGGMSRVYVALETALARRVAVKVLSPDLFEGVSAERFSREVALAAKLQDPHIVPVLTTGQTADGLPWYTMPFIEGESLRARLERGSVPLDEALRILRDVAEALEYAHARGIVHRDIKPENVLLTGRSAMVTDFGIAKAVSAARDSASKGTLTSVGLSLGTPAYMAPEQVAADAIDYRTDLYAWGMVAYEVLTGAHPFASRTQAQLMAAQLSEMPPALAGVRPTLPPALADLVMQCLAKEPQNRPTDATTLLSVLAGVSGDSGAMAAARMPAAAVSSGRGARRGWLAAIAVLLLAAAAWLGTSGALARFGLGGAPEQPSLAVLPFEHQGDSADIYLTEGITDEIRTKLAGVRDLIVIARASSNAFRDSDKTPQEIAKDLGVRWLLTGTVRVTGSGSERRVIVRPELVEVTSDGQPQSRWGQPFDAAGNDVLRLQGDVATRVVSAMEVPGIAGADQARLRTLATRDPIAHDLYLRSRAAIDYGANSSPTAMKAAERLLEQAVERDSLYVEAWATLAIARANLFVHQPSEALGEQVRSAAQRALDLDPTGASGPRAMGVYYRNVKGDMASGIAQMERALRVDSNYVSVVTNLALIYLDVGRIDEASALLDRAARLDPQSYGVVSHRTQLRMLTDRADEAQPLVDRLQALAPRSIGTYQRRFTYATWMGDTVRARRVVAEALNAVPKDVFLQLLSNSGYLWLADPAVIEEFLRRDYDAFPGEARHRVMLWRADWALLNGDTARERLWGDSARRMLAREVAALPENGPLRYEYAQALNHAGRGAEAMREVQEMIRLALREGMHKQSMRYVSTLEAAAGMAVAAGEVDTALGWLEESRTLPLRLPPGFFRTSPYYAPLRGNPRFEKLFADD, from the coding sequence ATGGCTGACACGCCCACCCCCGCCGACGCCCAGATCCTCGCGTCGGTCCAGGCCGCGCTCGGTGCTGGCTTCACGGTGGAGCGCGAACTTGGCGGCGGCGGGATGTCCCGCGTGTACGTCGCGCTGGAGACGGCACTCGCCCGCCGCGTCGCGGTGAAGGTGTTGTCGCCAGATCTCTTCGAGGGCGTGAGCGCCGAGCGCTTCTCGCGAGAAGTCGCGCTGGCAGCCAAGCTGCAGGACCCGCACATCGTGCCGGTGCTGACCACGGGCCAAACGGCGGACGGCCTTCCCTGGTACACTATGCCGTTCATCGAGGGGGAATCGCTGCGCGCCCGTCTGGAGCGCGGGAGCGTCCCGCTAGACGAAGCCCTGCGGATCCTGCGCGACGTGGCGGAAGCGCTCGAGTACGCCCACGCGCGCGGCATCGTACATCGCGACATCAAGCCGGAGAACGTGCTGCTCACCGGCCGCAGCGCAATGGTGACGGACTTCGGCATCGCCAAGGCCGTGAGTGCGGCGCGCGACTCGGCGTCGAAGGGTACGCTGACTTCCGTGGGACTCTCGCTCGGCACGCCGGCCTATATGGCGCCCGAGCAGGTGGCGGCGGACGCCATCGATTACCGTACCGACCTCTACGCCTGGGGAATGGTCGCCTACGAGGTGCTGACAGGCGCGCATCCATTCGCGTCACGCACGCAGGCGCAACTGATGGCGGCGCAGCTCAGCGAGATGCCGCCGGCACTCGCCGGCGTCAGGCCCACGCTGCCGCCGGCGCTGGCCGATCTTGTGATGCAGTGCCTGGCCAAGGAGCCGCAGAACCGGCCGACCGATGCCACGACGCTCTTGAGCGTGCTGGCAGGCGTCAGCGGCGACTCCGGCGCGATGGCGGCGGCGCGAATGCCCGCAGCGGCGGTCTCGTCGGGACGCGGCGCGCGGCGTGGCTGGCTGGCGGCGATCGCCGTGCTGTTGCTGGCCGCCGCGGCGTGGCTGGGCACGAGCGGTGCGCTCGCGCGCTTCGGCCTCGGCGGCGCGCCCGAGCAGCCGTCGCTGGCCGTGTTGCCGTTCGAACACCAAGGCGATTCGGCAGACATCTATTTGACCGAGGGAATCACGGACGAGATCCGCACCAAGCTGGCCGGCGTGCGCGATCTGATCGTGATTGCACGCGCGAGCTCCAATGCGTTCCGCGATAGCGACAAGACGCCGCAGGAGATCGCGAAGGACCTGGGCGTGCGCTGGCTGCTCACCGGGACGGTGCGCGTGACCGGCAGCGGCAGCGAGCGCCGCGTGATCGTGCGCCCGGAGCTCGTCGAGGTCACGTCGGATGGCCAGCCGCAGAGCCGCTGGGGCCAGCCCTTCGATGCCGCGGGCAACGACGTCCTGCGCCTGCAGGGTGATGTCGCGACGCGCGTCGTCTCGGCGATGGAAGTGCCCGGCATCGCCGGCGCGGACCAGGCACGCCTCCGCACGTTGGCGACGCGTGATCCCATCGCGCACGATCTCTACCTGCGCTCGAGAGCGGCCATCGATTACGGCGCGAACAGCTCGCCCACGGCGATGAAGGCGGCCGAGCGACTGCTCGAGCAAGCCGTGGAGCGGGACAGTCTCTACGTCGAGGCGTGGGCCACCCTCGCGATCGCTCGCGCGAATCTCTTCGTGCACCAGCCCTCGGAGGCCCTCGGGGAGCAGGTGCGTTCCGCCGCGCAGCGCGCGCTTGACCTGGACCCCACCGGCGCCAGCGGTCCAAGGGCGATGGGGGTGTACTACAGAAATGTGAAGGGTGATATGGCGAGCGGGATTGCGCAGATGGAGCGGGCGCTTCGCGTCGACTCCAACTACGTCTCGGTCGTCACCAATCTTGCACTCATATATCTCGACGTCGGCCGCATTGACGAGGCCTCGGCGCTCCTCGACCGCGCGGCACGCCTGGACCCGCAGAGCTACGGCGTGGTCAGCCATCGCACGCAGTTACGGATGCTCACCGATCGCGCTGACGAGGCCCAACCACTGGTGGACCGTTTGCAGGCGCTGGCCCCGCGATCGATTGGGACCTACCAACGCCGTTTCACGTATGCCACTTGGATGGGCGATACGGTTCGGGCCCGCAGGGTGGTGGCCGAGGCCCTGAACGCCGTCCCGAAGGACGTGTTCCTCCAGTTGCTCAGTAACTCCGGGTACCTGTGGCTCGCCGATCCCGCGGTCATCGAGGAGTTTTTGCGGCGTGATTACGACGCATTCCCGGGAGAAGCGCGCCACCGCGTGATGCTCTGGCGGGCCGACTGGGCCCTGCTCAACGGCGATACCGCACGCGAGCGCCTGTGGGGTGACTCGGCCCGACGGATGCTGGCGCGCGAAGTCGCCGCACTCCCGGAGAACGGCCCGCTGCGGTATGAGTACGCGCAGGCACTGAATCACGCCGGTCGCGGTGCCGAAGCGATGCGCGAGGTCCAGGAAATGATCCGGCTCGCGCTTCGCGAGGGGATGCACAAGCAGAGTATGCGGTACGTCAGCACACTCGAGGCGGCTGCCGGTATGGCCGTCGCGGCCGGTGAGGTCGACACCGCGCTCGGTTGGCTCGAGGAGTCACGCACGCTGCCGTTGCGACTTCCGCCAGGTTTCTTCCGCACGAGCCCCTACTACGCCCCGCTGCGTGGCAACCCGCGTTTCGAGAAACTGTTCGCCGACGATTGA
- a CDS encoding alpha/beta hydrolase family protein, translating into MRLPFVVGACLALAAIPARALISQEGAVPFREVADSARRAPAADHRIVYGAAASQFAELRVPRGSGPHPVVFLLHGGCWLDAYGVDHVAGIAESLRRNGFAVFAAEYRRVGEEGAGAPGTFDDVRVAFDSLRAIAPRYAMDTSRVMAIGHSAGGQLALWLASEPGVRLRAVVALAAVTDLAAFAAPSGCGSAVPRLMGGAPDAPDAEIVARYAPYSPALRSGASAHTSVLLVTADDDRVVPRAQAEAYLARFSAARELRVPGGHFDLVAPWTEAWAQIFAMLRAISR; encoded by the coding sequence ATGCGCCTGCCGTTCGTGGTGGGCGCGTGCCTCGCCCTCGCCGCCATTCCGGCGCGTGCCCTCATCTCGCAGGAAGGCGCTGTGCCGTTCCGAGAGGTCGCGGACTCGGCCCGCCGCGCCCCCGCCGCGGATCATCGCATCGTCTATGGCGCGGCCGCTTCACAGTTCGCGGAACTGCGCGTCCCGCGCGGCAGCGGACCGCACCCCGTGGTGTTTCTGCTGCACGGCGGCTGCTGGCTGGATGCCTACGGCGTGGATCACGTGGCGGGCATCGCCGAGTCGCTGCGGCGGAATGGCTTCGCGGTGTTTGCCGCGGAGTACCGCCGCGTGGGCGAGGAAGGCGCTGGCGCGCCCGGGACCTTCGACGACGTGCGCGTGGCGTTCGATTCGTTGCGGGCGATCGCGCCGCGCTACGCGATGGACACGAGTCGCGTGATGGCAATCGGACACTCGGCAGGCGGGCAGCTGGCGCTGTGGTTGGCGAGCGAACCTGGCGTCAGGCTTCGCGCCGTGGTCGCGCTCGCCGCGGTCACGGATCTCGCCGCCTTCGCCGCGCCCTCGGGCTGCGGCTCGGCCGTGCCGCGCTTGATGGGTGGCGCGCCTGACGCTCCCGACGCCGAGATCGTCGCACGCTATGCCCCGTACTCTCCGGCACTTCGCAGCGGGGCGTCCGCGCACACCTCGGTCCTGCTGGTGACGGCGGACGACGATCGCGTCGTGCCGCGCGCGCAGGCGGAGGCGTATCTCGCTCGCTTCAGCGCCGCGCGAGAGCTGCGCGTGCCGGGCGGGCACTTTGATCTTGTGGCGCCGTGGACGGAGGCGTGGGCGCAGATCTTCGCGATGCTCAGGGCAATCTCGCGCTAG